The DNA segment ACTGAAGGAAAAGTTACGTTACTAGAAAAATGGGatgtattctttaaaaaataagataaatattAGATATAAGGATGAAGTTGTTTggctgttccatccctggcagtgttcaaggccaggctggatggggcttggagcaacctgctctagcagaaggtgtccctgctcatggcagggggctgcaactgcatgagctttaagctcccttcaacacaaaccagtctgggattcccTATTAACTAATCTTGTGTGCATGTTGTGTTCTGCACTGGAGGAAACAAGTGAGATGTACCACGCTTCCAGCACACTTTATTGTATTGGTGTGGACAATGAATATAGGGCAATATCCCATTGGCGTCAGCAGATTCGATCCCGGGAATGGTTTGAGGCCGGTTGTGCCTCTCCTTTGCTATGCTGTCCCCATTCATCAACCTTCTGATTTCAAAGCAGAGTTTGCGCTGGAAACTCACACCGCTTCCCCCTTCGGTCAGGTCAATACAGCCAACACATACAGCGGACCCCGGCACTTCCGCCCGCAGGTACCGGCCTGAGCGCACCGAGAGCGGGCAGATAGGGACGGAACGCGGCGGGGGGCAGGCGGGCACCGGGGGCAGGCGGGCACCGGGATCGATGTGCACCGGGACCGGCACCGGGAGCGGACTCCGAGTTGGCATCCGCACCGCCAGGGGGCGCCTCCGCACCAGCGCGCAGCGCTTCCGGCGGGGCGGAGCTGCTGCCGGTGTCCTGTCACGGGCGGCACCGGTAAGCGCCGGGCGGTCCGGTCCGGTCCGTGTTACCGGGGGACGCGGGGCACGGGACAAGCAACAGCCACAGCGGCCGTGAGGCTCCGCCGGAGCTCCGGCTGTCTCGAAGGTAGCGAGCAGGGGGGGGCGGTTGAACGGTGGTTGAACGGCGAGGAACGGGACCGGAGGGGTCCGCGGGGAAGAGCCGCCGGCCTCGGGCCGGGACGTGGCTGCGGCCTCTCGGTGGTCACGGCGGTGGGACAGGGCCGGGGTACGACAGCCCGTAGGGTAACGGCAGCCAAAGAGACCGGAACTTGTTGGGTTCGCCACCTCTGTCACCGGCGGTGCCCGTGGTTTAAGGGAAGAACCCATTAAAACCGTGCGGGATCTGCCCTGGTAAAGTTACTGCTGTAAGTTCTCACAGTGTGTCTCCTTCCTAGGAAATATGATGTCCGAAGGCAGCTCCTTCGTGAAGGGGGTGGTGCTGGGAGGAGCCTTCTGcatgctggtcacactgctgggACACATGAAGGTAGGCCACGGGACTAGAGCCCATCGCCACGAGCATCATCACATCCAGGCTCCCAACACAGAAGATGTCCTGAACCTGTCAGAAGGTGAACGCATGGAGCTTAGTAAAAGTATCCGTGTTTATTGTATCATCCTTGTGAAACCCAAAGATCTGGGGCACTGGGCTGCAGTCAGAGAGACGTGGAGCAAGCACTGCGACAAGGTGGAATTCTACAGCTCAGAAAACGTCAAAGTGTTTGACTCTGTAGCCCTTAACACAAATGATATGTGGGTGATGATGAGAAAAGCTTACAAGACAACATACGACCGCTATAAAGATGAATTCAACTGGTTCTTCCTTGCGTATCCAACAACATTTGCTATTATTGAAAATCTCAAGtatttcttactgaaaaaagACCCCTCACAGCCTTTTTATATAGGCCACACTGTGAAATCTGGTGACCTTGAGTATGTAGATGGTGAGGGAGGAATTGTCTTAAGCATTGAATCACTAAGACGATTCTCCCGTATTGTTGAAGACCCTGACAAGTGCCCAGAGCAAGGAGGCATGATTTGGAAGCTTGCTGAGGACAAACAGCTGGCCATCTGCCTGAAGTACACTGGGGTGTTTGCTGAAAACGCTGAagattcagaaggaaaagatgtCTTCAACACCAAGTCAGTCAATGCTCTTATTAAGGAAGCAATGTCTACTCACCCTCAGCAGGTGGTGGatggctgctgctctgacatGGCCATCACCTTCAGCGGTCTGGCCCCGAACCACATGCATGTGATGATGTATGGTGTCTACAGGCTGCGACCTTATGGCCACACATACAACGATGCACTGGTGTTCTTGCCACTTCCAGGCTCAGACAATGACTGACGTGTCCTCAAAGCAGACCTGGAACCAGAGATGGTTCTTTGTACTGACACGTTTCATTTTGTACCTGGTGGTACTGGTGTACAGGTTCTTTTTGCACATTGAGGTAAAgctcttcattttaaaagtggAAAGAGAACTTTTTTCTAAATCTTTtatacagaaatgtttctggCTTTTGACACTGCTGGAATTAAATGATAAAGAAATTGTTAATGTttataataaaaggaaattaagtttATAGGGGGGGTTTGTAtgtgtaaatatttattaatgaaaaCCCAAATGAAGTTTAATCTactattataaatatattttttgcaAGATTTtgattctttcagttcttctggGCATTTCTAGAATGTCTTTGTATCTTTCTAGATACACCAATCTGTACCAAGACATACCAATAAAACTGGCTACAGCTGCAATCTCAAAGActaattttaagccatttcctTTACACTAGATACACAACAGTTTGAGCTGTGCTGTGTATGCACAGCCTCCCAGCCCCATCAGGAATTAGCAGGAAGCAAGCCAACAAGATCTGTCAGGAAATTGCAGCAGAGAAATACTAAGTGACCTTTGGACTGCTGGTTTTAAGCAGACAAAAGAAGTAACTATATTTGAATAAGTATTACCACGGTCAAGTAGCCTGTTAGCACAAGAGTAATTGcttatttaatatttcactCCATAGATAAGCACACTAAGAGTAAAGGTTCAGTATTATTTTCAGTCCTGTTAATCATGCTAATAGTATTTACAAGGAAGAAGTTAGTTTAATGTCAATACAAACATAGATACGTTTACAGATGTTTTTAACACCAAGATGCAGGAAGAGCAACATGTGCTTGCACTACCACTGAGTATTATGCAAAACAGGTTATACGTGCAACAAAGCAACCTGCAAAACTCCTCAGTGGTCTTTGGATTTCTTACTgattttgtttgtgggtttgcatttgttttgttttggggttttttgtttccatttgtttactttttacACAATAGAATGCACATGAAGTCAGATTTATCCAAGTTACCAGGTCACACTCACTCCCTTCCAGCCACAGCAAGCAAGGATAAAGAGCACTTCAGTGTTTATTCCATTTAGAATTCACTGACCCAGCCTGGATGTTTCAAGGCTTGGATGCAGTACCTTCCTTACCTGGTACATCTAAGACTGTCACAAGCTTTGTTGGTACTACAATGCCCATAAAAGACCTGGTAAGAGAATGTTACTTCCCCTTTCTTTAACAGGCCATTTTTAATACCTCACCCTGTCCTGAGCTGTCAGGGGCAGGTAGGGAAGTGACACAACTGTATGAGAGTCAAAGAAAATatccacttttttctttaagcatcaGATCCTTCATTTTTGACAGGAAGGGCAAAATAACTGCTCAGAGCCCCAAGCAAGACACCACAGCTCAGCTGTTTCAAAAAGCACAGCTTGTCTCACCTCTTGCAGCCTCTCAGCTGATGcaccaaagcaaacacataCATGACTGCTGCCAAAGCCTAGAGAAAAATTAGTGTTTGGGGGTTCTATCAAATTGGTATGTAAATTAATTCAATCGTGATTTAACTCATCTTTTCTACAGAATCATTGTTAAAAGGTTAGATCCACAGTTGGGAATACTCTGACAAAGCAGATGAAgtaaaatctttatttcagtgttgtttcTGCTAGTAAAGACCCCACTGCACCACTGGCAGTCATAaggcaaaacaaggaaaaaggaCAGGAGTTACCATAAATCTCATTTATCACAGAGTTGAGAAGTACTGTAATACAACAGGAGGAGACAAgatggaaaggggaaaagcaagACACGGAACTCAAGACTAGCTtgttttatgcaaaaaaaaacccaaaacccagatCCACTGAAGCACTAACAAGAAATGAGTATACATTTACAGCAGTCTTTAAGACAGATAAAAATGTCTGGTAGTGTTCTGAAGGGAAGGTCTGACTAACCTTTCTTCTGCAGCACCGCTATTACCATCACCTTAATTTTTGTCTTCCTATATTATTAGTTTCAGATTTACACAGTCATCTTCACAAGTAGGATCTTTCAAATTTCTCCTGTAATATTACTTACAGTAGCATGAATTAGAAAGCACATTCCATCGCCCATGTGGTAACTTGACTTTAGAATCAGAGATATCACCTCTGCCACTACCTTCTGTAAAGACCCCAGTGTGGGGAAGCCATCATGCAGAACAGTAATGACACAAGGCAGCTGCATACAAAACTACCTTCTACCACTACATACGTGTTAgaatacacctgaaatactaATAAACGCTTCCAGAGACAGACTTACAAGTGATAGACCTTAAAGTTTCTTTAGTTTATTAAATGATTCTACAGCACAGGCTGTTTTCCATAGATGTAGCTTTAGGTGTGCAATCACTGAACAAAGAGTTGGCATATCCAGACAAATACACAGTGCTCTTTAACCCGTTCTGTAGGTGTACATACACATGGCAGTGTGCACAAGCAGAGATCTCGTTTGAAGGTCCACCTGAAGAAGTTACTCCTGGCTACATTGATAACTATGTTTTGCTACTGTGCCTTTGTTAAACAgtgattttgtttctgcttctaaAATAAGGCGGCAAATGGGGAGTACAGCATCAGGCACCAGGCTGGCACACACTCCACCTGGAGTATGCCCATATTACTAAGAACACTATAAGGAGAGAGATATCAAACAGTGTTGGCAGGTAGAAACttgaacatatatatatatattcttcaGATGTGAACTAGCATAAAAATTTCTAGTCCACATACCAGTCTTTAATTCATAAATCCTATACAgataaatgcatattaaaaagagaaaatccttatgtaaaatactgaaataaatgctgttaataaattaagttaaaaaataatgacaaaaaacTGATTCAAGAAACAGGTAGACTAAAAAGATGTTAATCagaagaaaagaactgaaatgttTCAGAGGTTTTATAAACCgtattaaattacatttcacATACACTTCGTTGCTCTTTTAGAAGAgcataaaaatgtaaacatttcttgcctttttcctcctttttgtttgaaatagtCTACTCACAGTCCATGCAGAATCTTGCCATCAACTATCTTCAGTCACTGAAGACTTTAAGACAAAAGaactgtaataaaaagaaacctaGAAAACTATTGTAGCCTAACAGAACTTTTGCATTCACTTGATTTATTTAGCATAGCcacagaacaaaataatttgtacATTCagtcacattaaaaataaggaattacAAAGCAGTCCACATTTAATCTAAGTGCATTCCTTTGGAGtaacagttctttttgtttcacttgTATGTCTTCATATGCCAAAGGCCATCATTTAAATAGTGGATATTTTCGATACCAATCCCTTTGTTGACCTTCTCACtgcagggggaaggaaaaggtaCAGAAGTATTAGCTAGGTTAAATATTACAGCAgtacaaaatacagtatttcaagTAGAGAATGCAACATTTATCAACTGGAAGGGCAGAAGCTATCATCCACTGTGTCACAATCTTCAACAGCAGATAGGCAAGAAACAGTATTTGCTATTACATGCACCCGCTTTGCTGAATGATAAGAGAACAGTATTTGCCTTCCGTGTTTTCTCAACAAACATTCCACAATATTTTTAACTACTTCTTCATGGGAAGCAGGTTTCATACAACACTTTTGCTACTTATTTTAAGCTTTTCCCTATGAAAGTAGCAGAGCAGTTTTAAGTGACTCTCCTCCTCCAAGCACAGGAGGTTGTGTAACATGGCTAGCATGTGGAATTTGACAAGTTCTGGCTCCAGGTGCATCAATGACACAACCAAATACAAGTAAGGTGCTTCACTGCTGGTTGTGGACATCTACCAACTTAATAAAGTGTTACAAATGCTACATGTAAGTGCCAAGGACTTGCAGCATGTCACAGACTTAATATCTTTCTACCTCTTTTGAGTCAGGTCATCTTTCAAAGACGATTGGTTTATGTGTCTGAATTGGATTTGTGTTCATCTTTTTTCCAGTACCttattccacagaaaaaaaaatctagttttgTCACCATAAACAAGACAAATCTCTTCATTCTAGGACTGAAACAAGTTTCATTCCCCTGGAGAATATAATTTACTGTATTTACACTAAGTGTCCCATTACTTATACAACTTGTCT comes from the Melopsittacus undulatus isolate bMelUnd1 chromosome 6, bMelUnd1.mat.Z, whole genome shotgun sequence genome and includes:
- the C1GALT1C1 gene encoding C1GALT1-specific chaperone 1 → MMSEGSSFVKGVVLGGAFCMLVTLLGHMKVGHGTRAHRHEHHHIQAPNTEDVLNLSEGERMELSKSIRVYCIILVKPKDLGHWAAVRETWSKHCDKVEFYSSENVKVFDSVALNTNDMWVMMRKAYKTTYDRYKDEFNWFFLAYPTTFAIIENLKYFLLKKDPSQPFYIGHTVKSGDLEYVDGEGGIVLSIESLRRFSRIVEDPDKCPEQGGMIWKLAEDKQLAICLKYTGVFAENAEDSEGKDVFNTKSVNALIKEAMSTHPQQVVDGCCSDMAITFSGLAPNHMHVMMYGVYRLRPYGHTYNDALVFLPLPGSDND